One part of the Entelurus aequoreus isolate RoL-2023_Sb linkage group LG05, RoL_Eaeq_v1.1, whole genome shotgun sequence genome encodes these proteins:
- the pfdn1 gene encoding prefoldin subunit 1 gives MRSMTLEKMAGPVDLELKKAFSELQVKMIDTQQKVKLADLQIEQLTRVQKHANLTHTEISTLPNNTPLYEGVGRMFILQSKDDIAHQLKDKQKTADEKIKELEQKKVYLERSVKEAEDNIREMLMSRRAQ, from the exons ATGCGCTCGATGACATTAGAGAAAATGGCAGGGCCCGTCGATCTGGAGCTGAAAAAG GCCTTCTCTGAGCTGCAGGTGAAGATGATCGACACACAGCAGAAGGTAAAGCTGGCCGACCTTCAGATCGAGCAGCTGACGCGGGTTCAGAAACACGCCAACCTGACGCACACGGAGATCAGCACTTTGCCCAACAACACGCCACTGTACGAAGGCGTTGGGCGCAT GTTCATCCTGCAGTCCAAGGACGACATCGCCCATCAGCTGAAGGACAAACAGAAAACTGCTGATGAGAAAATCAAAGAGCTGGAG CAGAAGAAGGTGTATCTTGAACGCAGCGTCAAGGAGGCGGAGGACAACATTCGAGAGATGTTGATGTCCAGGAGAGCCCAGTGA
- the ttc1 gene encoding tetratricopeptide repeat protein 1, whose product MSHPAGEQRHKVEEDNLDKEDFFDCQESLEPPDRRNEQRRQEDAVKTDRLTDATHTQDEAETETGPLEDNEAWEDLDSNLDAGCEGELDEEELRKAQEEELTEQEKESRRLEGLSLKEKGNGLFKAGDWLAAEQSYSEALLLCPVCFSQERAVLFSNRAAARLHLDRKEDGIADCSKALELNPEYMKALLRRAELYEQTEQLDKALEDYQKVLERDPSQTSARQACMRLPQQINERNEKLKEEMLDKLKDLGNLVLRPFGLSTNNFQVNQDSNTGSYSINFVNKPNNT is encoded by the exons ATGAGCCACCCAGCAGGCGAGCAAAGGCACAAAGTTGAAGAGGACAACCTGGACaaagaggacttttttgactgccaagAGTCTTTGGAACCTCCAGACCGAAGGAATGAGCAGAGGCGACAGGAGGATGCAGTAAAGACAGACCGGCTCACTGACGCCACGCATACACAAGATGAGGCCGAGACGGAGACAGGACCGCTCGAGGACAACGAGGCCTGGGAGGACTTGGATTCCAACTTAGACGCAGGCTGCGAAGGAGAACTCGATGAGGAAGAACTGAGGAAGGCGCAGGAGGAGGAGCTGACGGAGCAGGAGAAGGAG AGTCGACGACTTGAGGGTTTATCATTAAAGGAAAAAGGCAACGGTCTTTTTAAAGCTGGAG ACTGGTTGGCGGCGGAGCAAAGCTACTCCGAAGCTTTGCTTTTGTGTCCCGTGTGTTTCAGCCAAGAGCGAGCAGTGTTGTTCTCCAACAGAGCGGCTGCGAGACTGCACCTG GACCGGAAGGAGGACGGCATAGCGGACTGCTCCAAAG CGCTGGAGCTGAATCCGGAATACATGAAGGCCTTGCTCAGGAGGGCGGAGCTTTACGAACAGACCGAGCAGCTGGACAAGGCTCTGGAGGACTACCAGAAGGTTCTTGAGCGAGACCCCAGTCAGACAAGCGCGAGGCAGGCCTGCATG AGGTTGCCTCAACAGATTAACGAGAGAAATGAGAAACTGAAGGAGGAAATGTTAG ATAAACTGAAGGACCTTGGGAACTTAGTCCTGAGACCCTTTGGCCTTTCGACCAACAACTTCCAGGTAAACCAGGACAGCAACACGGGCTCCTACTCCATCAACTTTGTCAACAAGCCCAACAacacatga